TATCTTGTGTatagtgttgttttttgactCCAACCTACCTTGCTcaggagctgcagctgcaggctcTGCGgtgctgtctgctgctgctggagggtCTGCAGGTGCTGCTGGAGCTTCTGCAGGTGCTGCTTCCACTGCAGGTGGACTGGCTTCTGCAGCTGCCGGAGGCTCTTCCCCTGCAGGTGGAGCTGCAGCGGTGCTGTCTGCagatgctgcagctgcagcaggttcTGCGGGGTTAGCATCGCCGCCTCCAGCGGGTGTCTGGTCGGGAATAGTTTCACTGTCTTCAGCTACTTTTCCATTCTCATTGGCCACTCCTGTCAGGAACACAAACAGTTTGAAGTTAATGTAAAACTATAGCCACTTTGCAGCAGTAAATGTCATCGCAGTGAGATTCACAGGAGTCTCCCAGTGGGTTGAAAAGCCAGTGCAGGCACCAGATCCAGCCATCAGGGAAGCGGGCCCAGGGCGTTTATTACGGGTGCCATGCAACTCACATTGTTGTTCACTATTTAGGCACCTTTGGACATCATGCAGACTTAATATGCAGAATAATCAAACATTGTGACAGGAGCAGCCAGTGGGGATGTGGCAAAATAACATGATTACATTTCATATGTTCAGAAGGGAATAGAAAACTACATTTTATAATGAATATAATCCTGTTTCATACTTTGAGAATGGTGTTAGTGATAAAATAAGAGTCGTATGCAGGCGAAATGGCTCAGGATTGAACTCCAGTCTCTTAAGCAACAACAATGTGTGCACTTCTCTAGGAACTGAATTATACTTGATAAATGTTCCTCCCTGAAATAcctggaaaatgtttttttaaagtatgctGCTGCTTGTTGATCATTGGTGGATCATTAGCAGAGCATTGAGAAGGAGGTGAAAATAGCATAAGGGTACCCCCCACTGACACATCATTGGAACCACAAAGGGTTAATGATTATGTGAattgttgttaaaaaaacaaacgttGACAGCCTCAAACCACAGAGTTCACAGCTCTATGGACAGGTTGGTTGCTATGTGTTGATGTTCAGCATGATTTCCTTGTGAACCATTTGGTTGAGGGATTTGCTTTGCAAGTATTTGCATCGATCATAGAAGTCTTTACTGCCGGCTCTCTATGTTTGTATAAAAGAGACGTCTTTCCCTCGTTGTTTTGCGTGACATTTGCCacaatattttactttaaataaaatattgtattttgaaatatacacatattttgaaCCTAAATAAGTGCCATCTTTCATTCTTGAGAGCCTCAGGTGAAGGAAATTACATGCAAAGGTGACAAATTTCCATTTGACCTCTAAGACGATAACACGAACACCTCACTTAGTGTCTTTCCTCTGCTCAACCGGGAGACTGACTTGTAAGCAAAATCATAAGCTTTGCCATCATCAGCTGACAACAATGATGAGTCACTTTATTGAGAGTTGTTGGTGGGAACTCTGTTTACTTTTtcagggaggtcagaggtcagattCAGCAGCAGGAGATGAGCTTAAAGGCAGATTTTacccttaaaatgaccatttgtatatcATCAAATTCTTGCACTACTCCTCGCACCTGCACAACCATGACACAGTGGTGGTGAAAGTGTTGTAAATAGTATGGTTTTggtgaaaatgcatgtgtttgggaaGTACAGAGCATATGACATGAAAAATTAGCTTGATTATAATGCACAAGTTGTTTGAGAGTTTAAAAACAGATGTTTCTGATATACTTTTGGTGTTTATTTCAATTTATCAAGGATTTACTTTGTTTTGGGATTCTTCGTTTACCGTTAACgcatgcaataaaaacaaagtcttCTTGAAGAATGCAAGGTTATACAGGGTGAGTGAATTATATACattggtcattttaagggtgAAGTATTTCTTTAAACACACGGTGAGTCGCAGTTTCCTAGTTTTCTATATCACTCTAAGTTTATGTATTTCATTTGTGTGAACGTGCATTCATGTCTCCATGCTGTCATTCCTCTAACAGGCCTGTAATATCTCTTTAAGGAATGCAAAGAGAGAGTAAGAGGAAGAGACTGTTGCTCAGAGGTGGTcccactgagtgaatattttaccAGAACTCCACCTGGTTATCCTTTGAGTTTTGTCATTTAATGCTTAAGCTTGCAGAaccacaaacaaagacacacctATTGAAATTTCCTACCACACGCATTCAGCAAATATAAGCAGCTGACAGCCTCTGAAGGTAAATAAGGACCTACTCTTCCTTAACGCTGCTAAATGCAAACACAGGATCCGGTGTTGGTGCTTTACATTGAAATGTGTGCTAGTTTGCACCACAGCCGGGCCATCTCTGACCCACTACAACAAAGGAGCATCCAAAGCGGCTTCTCCATTTCCTATTGAAACCGTAGACTGTCACCAAATCTGCTTTCTCGCCactgtctctccctctcaggATGGACAGAGCCAGAAACCACTGttaaataatgacaataaacttTCCCATACTGACACTGTGGAGCTCCGGCTCACTGAAACTACAGACATCAGATACCCACAGAAATACAATGATGATGATTTGCATGCAGACTGGGTCAACTTTATCAGAGCTGTGCaccacagtaaaataaaatagctaCATGGATACTGTAACTCGATTTGGACATGGCAGTAAACTTCCATGATGACAAGGCTATTTATAgtctaaactgaaaaaaagactatTTAAAGTACTTTCATTAATACATTTCAATAATCATGTTTACACATAGTGGTGTCTTTGTAGAAAATTAATATTTAGACATTTCACAGTCCTTAACCATCTCTAAAGGTAAGTTGGAGATAGTGGCTTGGTAAGTGCcttacagataatttcacacTATGCAAAAACACATCAGATATTTTATATGGAAATTATGAAGCTACAGTATGAATATTATTTATGGATATTAAATGATTCCTTCTAATGTACTATTgacaacataaaacattattttcacttACTAATTACTGTAATATCCTGTGTTTGTCTACTTCAGTTATGTTTGCAATTAATGCTACCTTGGTGCATGTTTAAACACTTGTATAATTTGTATTTTCCACAAATCTCACAAACATAAAGGCTGTGCTTCACCTGTTGTGCTGGCTCCGTTGCTCTCCTCGGGCTTCGCACTGGGTCGAGTCGTATCTACCGCTGAAGTTTGGGAACTTGTGGAGCATCCCATCCTGTCCTGTGCACATAGAGGACTGGATGGTTAACTTCAGAGTTAACAAGAGTTGAGGAGAGGCTGTAGCTGCACTGATGACGTCGTGCATAGATATCCGCTCTTTAAATATGGAGAACTCAAAACTTTGGACAGGAGGAGCGACAAATAAAGACAGCCCGGTCGTCAAATTCCTTTAGTCCCGTGCGTAATTGCGCATCATGGTTTTCCCCCTCCAAAAGTcagatgtttgtgtgttgtggCTACAAGTATCTTAACAGTTCCCCACGCAGGTGAAATGTGGGCTTCTGTTGTGTACTGTAACTTAGGCTGTTTCCAGGAGGCTGGCGCTGagacaaaaatacattattcagTCTGTGTGAAGCAGCAGCCACCTCTTGGGGCGGGGAAAGTGAACCTGTAGCctcaacaaacaaactaacaactAAACCCTCTGTTGATGTGCCCTTGAGCAAACATCTTAACGCTGATTTAATCCACTGGAGCAGAATATTGTCCTGtagaaattattaaattataccCAGTGGTAAAATAAGTATTGAGGCCAAAATGTAATACCACAGTAAGATAAGACatgataatattaactttattgatcccacactGAGA
This genomic interval from Centropristis striata isolate RG_2023a ecotype Rhode Island chromosome 14, C.striata_1.0, whole genome shotgun sequence contains the following:
- the si:dkey-284p5.3 gene encoding tropomyosin-1, isoforms 33/34 — translated: MGCSTSSQTSAVDTTRPSAKPEESNGASTTGVANENGKVAEDSETIPDQTPAGGGDANPAEPAAAAASADSTAAAPPAGEEPPAAAEASPPAVEAAPAEAPAAPADPPAAADSTAEPAAAAPEQEKAEATAADSEPKTEEAPAPSE